The Primulina tabacum isolate GXHZ01 chromosome 16, ASM2559414v2, whole genome shotgun sequence genome window below encodes:
- the LOC142529488 gene encoding uncharacterized protein LOC142529488, giving the protein MVRMGFDDRWIARVMNCVTSVSYSFRVNQEMVGPIIPSRGLRQARGLFRGVKIAPTCPSVCHLFFADDSLVFFRATIQEGARVKECLSLYEKASGQLINYDKSAVSFSPNSSPALMDTIKTILTIPVVHQHDLYLGLPTISMWSKRLQFNYLCERVVKRIQGWNHKWFSIGGKEVLIKSVLQAIPTFAMSCFKMPIRVCEDIEKECANFWWGLDKGKRKMHWRSWDFLCKPKGRGGLGFRKLTEFNKALLAKQLWRLIRFPNSLVARVLKGRYFRHVSVLEARLGKILKIPLPATGMSDSVFWRFDAKGKYMVCDGCRLQRGLFSPPEHQSEHPNESWWEFIWSLSVPPKEATQTSTLDICMWLKQQLSKEEFENLAVHTWGIWKEKQNFIHGDRTKPMAENICWSSTMLCEFRKTRKLVKISNQSVVANSERKWTPPGRCTLKLNVDAAFNEDKQQYSAGGVIRDSQSRLLLAFGKQINQPLSVLHGELLAIREGIKLLYEKDFQDVQVESYSLLAVQAVTAHQEDLSYIDSCAADIRARIQAPIISKLSHVRRSANKVAYFLAHFVFSSPTSFVWMDG; this is encoded by the exons ATGGTCAGGATGGGATTTGATGATAGATGGATAGCAAGGGTGATGAACTGTGTTACTTCGGTATCGTACTCTTTTAGAGTCAACCAGGAGATGGTGGGCCCTATTATACCAAGTAGGGGGCTACGTCAAG CAAGGGGTTTATTTAGGGGCGTTAAGATTGCGCCTACTTGCCCATCAGTGTGTCATCTTTTCTTTGCAGACGATAGTCTGGTGTTTTTCAGAGCTACCATACAGGAAGGAGCCCGGGTCAAAGAATGCCTATCTCTGTATGAAAAAGCATCAGGGCAACTCATTAATTATGATAAGTCGGCTGTATCTTTTAGTCCTAATTCTAGTCCAGCTCTTATGGATACGATTAAGACTATATTGACTATTCCTGTCGTCCATCAACACGACCTCTATTTGGGCCTACCCACGATATCAATGTGGAGTAAAAGGCTCCAGTTCAATTATTTATGTGAAAGAGTGGTGAAAAGAATCCAAGGTTGGAATCATAAATGGTTCTCTATCGGAGGTAAAGAAGTTCTGATCAAATCTGTTTTACAAGCGATTCCTACATTTGCGATGTCATGCTTCAAAATGCCTATTAGGGTATGTGAGGATATTGAAAAAGAATGTGCGAATTTCTGGTGGGGTTTAGATAAGGGGAAACGAAAAATGCATTGGCGATCTTGGGATTTTCTATGCAAACCAAAGGGCAGGGGTGGCTTGGGCTTCAGAAAATTGACTGAATTCAATAAGGCCTTGCTTGCCAAACAGTTATGGCGTCTCATTCGATTCCCAAATTCCCTAGTGGCCCGTGTACTCAAAGGCCGTTATTTCAGGCACGTGTCAGTGTTGGAAGCGAGGTTGG GAAAAATCCTTAAGATTCCTCTCCCTGCGACAGGTATGAGTGACTCTGTTTTTTGGAGGTTTGATGCCAAGGGCAAGTATATGGTGTGTGATGGTTGTCGTCTTCAACGAGGGTTGTTCTCCCCACCAGAGCATCAATCAGAGCATCCCAACGAATCTTGGTGGGAGTTTATATGGAGTCTTTCAGTTCCACCTAAG GAAGCTACTCAAACCAGCACCCTTGATATATGCATGTGGTTGAAACAACAATTATCCAAGGAGGAGTTTGAGAATCTTGCGGTTCACACGTGGGGCATCTGGAAAGAGAAACAGAATTTTATCCATGGAGATAGGACCAAACCAATGGCCGAAAATATATGTTGGAGTTCCACAATGCTTTGTGAGTTCCGAAAGACTCGGAAATTAGTAAAAATTTCCAATCAGTCGGTGGTGGCTAATTCTGAAAGAAAGTGGACACCGCCAGGTAGATGCACCCTAAAGTTGAATGTGGATGCAGCATTCAATGAGGATAAGCAACAGTACAGCGCTGGGGGTGTGATTCGGGACTCACAAAGCCGTTTGTTGCTAGCATTTGGAAAACAAATCAATCAACCATTATCGGTATTGCATGGTGAGCTTTTAGCAATACGGGAAGGAATCAAGCTTCTTTATGAAAAAGATTTTCAAGATGTTCAAGTGGAGTCATACTCTTTGTTAGCAGTGCAAGCAGTCACAGCCCATCAGGAGGATCTCAGCTACATTGATTCTTGTGCGGCAGATAT
- the LOC142529248 gene encoding uncharacterized protein LOC142529248, producing MQLVELIACENKMGAVVLTVQRANSPAMDSYIGKLRWLCFATSTSSRHSYSHLYPYVLCFTQYSMSAISPSRVDPLGVQKSYEILCKTFDHEARVILEAAQDTAVDA from the exons ATGCAATTGGTAGAGCTTATTGCTTGTGAG AATAAAATGGGAGCTGTGGTGCTAACTGTTCAAAGAGCCAATTCGCCAGCAATGGACTCCTACATCGGTAAACTTAG GTGGCTTTGTTTTGCTACATCAACTAGTTCCAGACACAGTTATTCACATCTGTATCCCTATGTGCTGTGCTTCACCCA ATACTCTATGTCTGCAATTTCACCATCAAGGGTTGATCCATTG GGAGTACAAAAAAGCTATGAGATTCTTTGTAAAACATTTGACCATGAAGCTCGAGTAATATTGGAG GCAGCGCAAGATACCGCAGTCGACGCATGA